In the Malassezia vespertilionis chromosome 1, complete sequence genome, one interval contains:
- a CDS encoding uncharacterized protein (TransMembrane:6 (o14-38i50-71o83-101i108-127o133-154i175-193o); EggNog:ENOG503NV52; COG:I), translating to MSWLKQTESIPEGYWGPVTLLWCELTNIFFVGAAIYGAYRVHTEKLLRTFYGAFTGLAVVGIGSFLFHMTLKHEAQLGDELPMIWASSYVGWVLMQHTSMYGRKKNPYMFGVAIGSLSLFITVAYVMNGNPVFHQVAYAGIFATATIHGLVVLFHSRSPLSVVPAAHRLRQDARFMQVMGTCVFLAGFLIWNIDNICCGSLRSARTAVGYPTAVLLEGHGWWHILTGLGAYWIIVSCEVIVSTMVEHPDNFEMHFSLLPHLRRIKPYDPNHTLLRDFQAIKNK from the exons ATGAGCTGGTTGAAGCAGACGGAGTCAATCCCGGAAGGCTACTGGGGTCCAGT CACGCTGCTGTGGTGCGAG CTGACAAACATCTTTTTTGTCGGTGCTGCAATCTACGGCGCGTACCGCGTGCATACCGAAAAACTGCTCCGTACATTCTACGGCGCTTTTACCGGCCTTGCCGTGGTTGGCATCGGCTCGTTCCTTTTCCATATGACGCTTAAGCACGAGGCCCAGCTTGGCGATGAGCTCCCAATGATCTGGGCGAGCAGTTACGTGGGCTGGGTCTTGATGCAACACACGAGCATGTACGGCCGGAAAAAGAACCCGTACATGTTCGGCGTCGCAATTGGGTCACTCTCTTTGTTTATCACGGTCGCATACGTAATGAACGGGAACCCAGTGTTCCACCAGGTCGCATATGCAGGTATCTTTGCTACGGCAACAATCCATGGGCTCGTCGTGCTCTTTCactcgcgctcgccgctctCTGTGGTCCCAGCAGCACACCGCCTCCGCCAGGATGCGCGTTTCATGCAGGTGATGGGAACCTGCGTGTTCCTCGCCGGGTTCCTCATTTGGAATATTGACAACATCTGTTGCGGATccttgcgcagtgcacgcaccgcgGTTGGTTACCCCACCGCCGTGCTGCTCGAAGGACACGGCTGGTGGCACATTTTGACGGGTCTCGGAGCATACTGGATCATAGTCTCGTGCGAGGTCATCGTCTCGACAATGGTCGAGCACCCCGACAATTTTGAGATGCACTTCTCGCTCCTTCCTcacctgcgccgcatcaagCCGTATGACCCGAATCatacgctgctgcgcgacttcCAGGCCATAAAGAACAAGTAA